Below is a genomic region from Gemmobacter sp. 24YEA27.
CAGATCAGACCGGCGGCGATGAAGCACAACCCCAGCCCCAGCACCAGCGAGGACCAGACCGGTGCCAGCCCCGCCATGACGAGGAGCGCATGACCCGCCGCTGCCAGCTGGACAAGTCCCAGCAAAACCAGAGCAAACCCGATCAGAATGACCACCAGTGCCCGGATCACGATCAGCGCGATCTCGCGCGCCTCGGCCTTGCGCATCGCGATCTCGCCGCGCAAGAGACGCATCGCGGCACCCGCGATCTGAAGGATCAGACCACCAGGCGTCGCCTCTTCACTTTCCGGAGCGCCGCTCAATCCCTGCGATCTCCGCGCGGCGTCAACAGTCGCGCAAGGGCAAAGCCCGCCAGAGCCGCACCTGCCATGAAGACCCCGGGATGGCGCTTTGCCATATGCCGCAGATCGGCCGCGATCTCACCGGCAGTGCTGCCTTTCAGCCGCGCCGCCGCATCGGACGCAACCTCTGACGCGCGCGCCGGGATATCACGGGCGTAGCTTTCGGCAGTGGAGGCGGCCTTGCGCAATTTGTCATTCAGTCGCTCGCCGGATTCGGTCAGGGCGTCGCGCGCGGCATCGCGGGCGGAAGCTGCCCGTTCCAGCACCGCTTCACCGGCTGCGCGCGCCGGCCGGCTGATCCGCCGCAGAACCTCCTGCCCGCTGTCCTGGACGCTTTCGGCGGCATCAGTTACGGCTTCGGCCATGGTCTTTGAGGCACTGGCCTGTTTGCCAGACCGTCTGGCTGACGCTTGCCGCGGGGGTTGCTTGGGGGATTGTGCCATTTCAACGCTCCTGTCTTCGGGTTTCGTCTTCCGGTCCCGGCCTTTGCAGATGTGGCCGGTCAACCTTCACCGCAATCCTATTGGAGACAATTCGGGGTCTCCTGTCGCCAGAAGATCGGCATGCAGGCTGTCTTTCGCCGATCCGGAGCCTCAACATCGGCAATTCACCCGGGTTT
It encodes:
- a CDS encoding phage holin family protein, yielding MSGAPESEEATPGGLILQIAGAAMRLLRGEIAMRKAEAREIALIVIRALVVILIGFALVLLGLVQLAAAGHALLVMAGLAPVWSSLVLGLGLCFIAAGLIWWQLRRISHASYFARREIFARGGALQPGTAEEPPAGERVSSERVSGERRSRERGPIGGGTEDA